A single region of the Nicotiana sylvestris chromosome 6, ASM39365v2, whole genome shotgun sequence genome encodes:
- the LOC138871473 gene encoding uncharacterized protein, translating to MDEEDAEKTAFITQLGVYCYKMMPFGEDITEEYDGWKMFFDGAVNFKGVGIGVILVSEMGQHYPVSAKLRSPCTNNMAEYEACILGLNMAVDMNIQELLVISDSDLHVHQVQGEWAAKNSKIFPYLHHVHKLRKRITNINSDICPEFKTSLSMHWPPYHP from the exons atggatgaagaagatgcagagaagacggcTTTTATTACACAATtgggtgtatactgttacaagatgatgccattcg gagaagatatTACCGAAGAATATGATggttggaagatgttctttgacggagctgtaaatttcaaaggagtgggcattggagtaaTTTTagtatcagaaatgggtcagcattatccggtatctgctaaactcagatctccttgcaccaacaatatggcggaatatgaagcctgcatactagggctcaatatggcagttgacatgaacattcaggagctgctggtgATCAGCGACTCAGATTTGCATgtacaccaggtacaaggagagtgggccgccaagaattccaagatatttccatatctaCACCATGTGCATAAATTGAGAAAGAGGATTACAAATATAAATTCTGACATATGTCCAGAATTCAAAacgagtttgtcgatgcattggccaccttatcatccatga